The Acidobacteriota bacterium sequence AAATAGCCTTTGCGCAAACGTCCAATATGACAGGATCGCCATCAACCAAATTGTTGCAGGCATCTTGTTCAGAAAAGGACTTGATGATTTAGGCCAAACAGTCAATGAACCGAGTATCAGCAAGACGACACGTTCCGGTCTTCTTAAAAAACCGACATCGCATTTGGGTATCAGCGATTCGGCTCGTGCACTGGTGTAGCTGACCATTACGGAGCCAATCAGTGCCGCGCCAGTCAATGCTGCATAAAGCGTGCTGTGGTATTTCGTGTCGCGGGAATAGAAAATGATGATACCTAGAAAAACAATCATGTCCGAAAGCCTGTCCAGACTGGAATCCAGAAAGGCTCCGAATTTGGAAACGCGACCCGTTAACCTGGCTACACGCCCGTCCAACATATCGAAGATATTGGCAAAGATCATCACCAAGCCTGCATAAAAGAACCGCCCGTACCCGTAAAGCAAGGCGGCAAACATGTTGATACCTAACCCAATAACAGACAGCAAATTAGGGTTTGGGTTCAGCCGGGCGAGAAGATGAACAATACGGTCAAGGATCCGCTGACAAGCTTCTCCGATATATCCGCCTATCATAACTGCTGATTTCTTTCCTTTGACTGAACTACTTGAGCCTTAAAATTCTGTTTGACCTGGTTAAACTTTCTGGCTAACAACAATAATCTTAACGATTGTAAATTTCGCGCGCATCATACGTTGCGTTCAACAAAAGTGTCAAGAAATCCACTCAGGCAACTGGTTTCTCAGGCCGAACTGGGGAGAAAGGAAAAATTGCTGATTTGGCGGGACTTAAAGGAAAGCGAAATCCGCAAGCCAAGATTTCAGTGGATGGCATATTCTGCTGAGGCGGATCAACCCACTTAATCCCCGTAAAGTTGTTCATCCAGAGCAGAGTTGTTGTAATATGAGCCAGTCTGTGCCCCCGTACTTTGCCTGACAAGCGGTCAGGTGTCGCATCAATAGTTTGGAGCCAGATGAAAATGAAAAGCGGTCGAAACCTGAAATCAGCCAGAAGCGCCTTTTACCAGGCAAGCGTGATCATTCTTTCTCTGTCGTTGTTCGTCACGAAAACCGAAGCGCAAGCCATAGGGCATTTGGGCGTCAGTGCCGAGCCGATTCCCTTGGTGCAAGCAAAACGTCCGCCGCGAAAATTGGCAACGCGGCCAAATCCTGCAAGCAGAGAGATGCTTGCCGATGTCAGCGGAATTGGTAGCGCAAGCGGCAAGTCGAACTCAACTGCCAAACAAACTGCTTCGCAGGGATCCGGAAATGGAGACTCAGGCTCCTCATTAGGAGCCGGTTCCACTGGAAAGACCTCTGGGACGATGGTTGCTGTGGTGACTCCGCCAAAGAATCAACCAGTGACGCCGCCGTCAAACCCCACTACGACGACTCCCTCTAAACCTGTCCTCTCGCCATTTGACCAAAGCCTGGCCAAAGCCGAAGCCTTGATCGGCAAAGCTGATCCTCGTGCGGTCGCTGATGGTTTTCGGGCAGCGCTGGCTTTGAAAGCGGATTCAATTGACGCGCGGCTGGGATTGGCCGAAGCCTTGTTTGATGCCAAAGATTACGCAGAGGCCGATTTGGAATATCAGAAAGTTGCTTCGCAGAATCCGGCTTCGGTGGAAGCCCGGCGAGGCAGAGCAGATTCCCTCTACGAATTGAACAAATATGAAGATGCCGTAGTGGAATATGAAGGTGCGCTTAAGGCCGGAGCGAATGACGCCGGAATCTACAACAATTACGCCAACGCATTGTTCCGTACCGGCAAACGCGAAAACCGGGATCGCGCGATTGAAAATTACAACCTCGCCATCAAAAAGCAGCCAAACTGGCCGGATGCGTACGCCGGATTGGCGAATGTGCTTCGCATCCAAAAACGGTTGGGCGAAGCTCAACAGGCTGTCGAACGTTCCATCCAACTTGCGCCGGAATCTTCGCTGGGGCACACCGTGGCCGGACGCGTTTATGCCGAACTGCAAGATTTCAATCGAGCCAATGCCGAGGGCAAAAAGGCGCTTGAGCTTGCGCCCAAAGACCCGTTTGTACATTTGAACTGGGCGGGCATTTTGTACATGCAAAAGCGATACAGCGAAGCGATCAATGAATATGTCGCCGCGCAAAGCTACGATCCGACATGGGCAGTTCCGCGTAACAGCCTGGGGAATTTGTTTTTGAACGTGAACCGCCCGAATGAAGCGCTCGACGAATTGCAGATCGCCGCCAAACTGGAACCACGCAGCTCCATCATTCACAACAATCTGGGCACCGCCTATTTGATGCTGCAAAAACTGGATGGCGCAATTTCCAATTACCAACTGGCAGTGCAGTTTGATGATCGCAATGCGCAGGCGTTTTCAAATATGGGCGTGGCTTATTACCGGCAAGGTCGTTTGGAGGAAGCGATCAATGCGTTCAAACGTGCCTCAGAACTGGAACCTGATAATCAGTTATTCAAAACCGCTTTGAGCGACGTGATGAAAAAAGCTGGCCACGGCAAGGGCAAAGACGAGAAAGGGAAAAAGAAGAAAGGCTGATAAAAAGTAGACAGTAGACAGAAGGCAGAAGATTGAATTGTGAAATCTCTGGTTACTTCGACAAGGTGCTACTGTCTACTGCCTGCTGTCTACTTTTTATGAACAATAATCTGATCGGCAAAATCGTCTGCGGGTATCGAATCGTTTCTGAAGTCGGCGAAGGGGGAATGGGCAAGGTATATTTGGCCGAAAGCGCCTTTCTTACCGAATACAAACAGCAAGTCGCCATCAAAACTCTTACCGGGTATTCCGCCAATGAACGCCAGGCGACCTTGTTGCGTGAACTGTTCATTCGCGAAGCCAACCTGCAAGTCCAGTTCAAACACCCACACATTGTCAGTGTCATTCAGTTTGCCGTCGAAGGCGACCAGCATTTTTTGATTCTGGAATACATGCCTGGTTATCAGCATAAAAACCGGCGTATTTCGAACGTAGCCGAGATGATTGCTTACGAAACCGGCCCGATTCCCCACAAGCGCGCGTTAAAGATTTTCGTCCAGGCTCTGGACGCCATGCAGTATGCGCACAACTTCAAATATCGTTGGGAAGGAGAAGAGCGCGTCGGCATCGTTCACCGCGACATCAAACCCGCCAACCTGTTGATGCTGGACACGGACAACATCAAGGTCAGCGATTTCGGCATCGTCAAAGTTCAGCAAAGCAAAACCGTCACGCAGAAACTGACGCCAGGAACCAGCGCTTATATGTCGCCCGAAGCCATTCTGGGGCCGCAACAATTCGGCTTGCCTGACCTGGACGGACGTTCGGATATTTATTCGTTGGGCATCACATTGTTTGAAATGCTGGCCGGGCGGTTGCCGTTTGCGCCCGATCCGGAAACCAGCCCGGATGTCTCGCTTCGCCGCAAACACGTTGCCGAAGCGCCGCCGCCGCCATCGGCCTTTTATCCCGGAATTCCCAAGCAATTAGATCAAATCGTTATGCGGGCTTTGGCCAAACGACCGGAGCAGCGATTTCAATCGGCGGACGAATTCAAGGAAGCCATTTTGGCATTCGATAATTCGCTTGGCGCAGGGGTGGAGCAAAAACGAACGACGCGAGCGTTTGATCCGGGAATTTCTGCCGCTCCGACCGAACGATTTGAGCAGACGCCGACCGGAACAAACTTTGCCGCCAAAACCGATTCAAGCCGACTGACAAATGCTGCGGGCGTTGGACGCGGAACAATTGTCGCGACGGGCGCACGCAGCGGCAATTCCAAAATGGTTTGGCTGGGCGTGTTGTTGGTTCTGATTCTGGCCGGTGTGGTGGGCGCAGTTTTGCTGAAAAACCGCGACGACGCTCAGCAGGGAGCCACTAACATCGGCGGCGCTGACAAGAATAATTCGACGGCTGCTGTTCCCGAAGGCATGGGATTGATCGAAGGCGGCAGCTTCATGATGGGGCGCAACTTGACGGACACGGAAAAAGAGTTTTCCATCAGTTCGCCAACCGGACCGATCAAAATCTTCAGCTACGATTATCCGGCACATCAGGAGCAGGTGAAGACTTTTTATCTGGATAAAACCGAAGTTTCCAACGCCGAGTATGCTGAATTCGTGAAAAGTGGTCACGCCGCTCCCAGCAACTGGCAAGGCTCAGAACCGCCAGCGAACGCCGGCCAGATTCCAGTAACTTTTGTCACTTATAAAGACGCCGTTGATTATTGCGCGTGGTTGACCACGAAACGAAACGATGGGTTCGTCTACCGTTTACCAACGGAAAAGGAATGGGAGTATGCCGCTCGCGGAAAGGACGCGGGAACGTCAGGCGGCAAGATGAACCTGTACCCTTGGGGAGATCAATGGATTGATGGTGCGGCAAACACCAAAGAATCCCGGCTGGCGTACACGCGAAATGTGTCCACTTACGTGGACCGAGCGACGCCTGCGGGGATTCTGAATTTATCCGGCAACGTCTTTGAGTGGACGGCGACTGATTTTGTCCATTACCCGGGCAGCGAACGCCAAACACCGCGAGAAG is a genomic window containing:
- a CDS encoding CDP-alcohol phosphatidyltransferase family protein gives rise to the protein MIGGYIGEACQRILDRIVHLLARLNPNPNLLSVIGLGINMFAALLYGYGRFFYAGLVMIFANIFDMLDGRVARLTGRVSKFGAFLDSSLDRLSDMIVFLGIIIFYSRDTKYHSTLYAALTGAALIGSVMVSYTSARAESLIPKCDVGFLRRPERVVLLILGSLTVWPKSSSPFLNKMPATIWLMAILSYWTFAQRLFHTWRQIREMESQSSPSIS
- a CDS encoding tetratricopeptide repeat protein; its protein translation is MKSGRNLKSARSAFYQASVIILSLSLFVTKTEAQAIGHLGVSAEPIPLVQAKRPPRKLATRPNPASREMLADVSGIGSASGKSNSTAKQTASQGSGNGDSGSSLGAGSTGKTSGTMVAVVTPPKNQPVTPPSNPTTTTPSKPVLSPFDQSLAKAEALIGKADPRAVADGFRAALALKADSIDARLGLAEALFDAKDYAEADLEYQKVASQNPASVEARRGRADSLYELNKYEDAVVEYEGALKAGANDAGIYNNYANALFRTGKRENRDRAIENYNLAIKKQPNWPDAYAGLANVLRIQKRLGEAQQAVERSIQLAPESSLGHTVAGRVYAELQDFNRANAEGKKALELAPKDPFVHLNWAGILYMQKRYSEAINEYVAAQSYDPTWAVPRNSLGNLFLNVNRPNEALDELQIAAKLEPRSSIIHNNLGTAYLMLQKLDGAISNYQLAVQFDDRNAQAFSNMGVAYYRQGRLEEAINAFKRASELEPDNQLFKTALSDVMKKAGHGKGKDEKGKKKKG
- a CDS encoding SUMF1/EgtB/PvdO family nonheme iron enzyme — translated: MNNNLIGKIVCGYRIVSEVGEGGMGKVYLAESAFLTEYKQQVAIKTLTGYSANERQATLLRELFIREANLQVQFKHPHIVSVIQFAVEGDQHFLILEYMPGYQHKNRRISNVAEMIAYETGPIPHKRALKIFVQALDAMQYAHNFKYRWEGEERVGIVHRDIKPANLLMLDTDNIKVSDFGIVKVQQSKTVTQKLTPGTSAYMSPEAILGPQQFGLPDLDGRSDIYSLGITLFEMLAGRLPFAPDPETSPDVSLRRKHVAEAPPPPSAFYPGIPKQLDQIVMRALAKRPEQRFQSADEFKEAILAFDNSLGAGVEQKRTTRAFDPGISAAPTERFEQTPTGTNFAAKTDSSRLTNAAGVGRGTIVATGARSGNSKMVWLGVLLVLILAGVVGAVLLKNRDDAQQGATNIGGADKNNSTAAVPEGMGLIEGGSFMMGRNLTDTEKEFSISSPTGPIKIFSYDYPAHQEQVKTFYLDKTEVSNAEYAEFVKSGHAAPSNWQGSEPPANAGQIPVTFVTYKDAVDYCAWLTTKRNDGFVYRLPTEKEWEYAARGKDAGTSGGKMNLYPWGDQWIDGAANTKESRLAYTRNVSTYVDRATPAGILNLSGNVFEWTATDFVHYPGSERQTPREAGYQGTYQVVRGGAFDYPKEYAMTTTRVWAKPEDKGPSLGFRCAAEPKRTSAGNSKSVARKLGNEMASFWSKTRRGIKRRISFN